A part of Paenibacillus sp. sptzw28 genomic DNA contains:
- a CDS encoding fibronectin type III domain-containing protein: MQKKTKRSLSIMLAILMLCLSVFPPGALGLVRADAEPLTLNFDFGTKTSPVLQGYKGVNEELLYTPQLGYGLDVKVASRYRTGTTYDDMNADFILGLAYTFMVDIPNGEYDVTVYSGDILAGTSSTRTNVTIEGEAKGSISSRQAVTSATYRTVVSDGQMTLAFSGSGVGGYLNGLNIRQVVHVPPSSPAGLSVTGVTASDVTLQWNTVTDAVYYNLYRSPSRIDSYGKIATVTGTVYTDSSVTTGSSYGYKVSAVNAGGLESALSEAVTAEVNAPATPPAAPTQVAVTKVESQAVSLQWAASPGAAGYAVLRSGTQDGIYNEIGRTETALYTDTTADTSVPQYYQVRAYNDFGMSEPSNVAASSVYYAADPLPEGPAYKLDFGPGAVADGYIRVASTTAYSPELKYGFADPSKVGSVDRNTGDPLKSDFSVPADTYFMVDLPIGDYNIAIIAGDENAATDIAITAETIQKVNPTTKAAGEYLEMSFDIALVDGQLRLDFAGSAPKINAIVITKLPERQSGEMPTVYIAGDSTVQTYDEYWRPQAGWGQMIPRYFSSDVAFSNQSIGGRSSKSFIVQGRLDTILRAIKPGDYFLVQFGHNDATISVPERYASVPDYKNYLKTYVIGARQRGATPILVTPMGRRDFNADTGKFNVSFADYVAGMKEVAAELDVALVDLSALSVAYYDSIGPAATQAVFLYVEPGIYQAFPNGVQDNTHFQEYGAIQIARLLSGGIKNLGLPISASVLDIEPPSQVPAKPAGLTASSISNATAVLKWNAVEGAEIYRIYRKLSTDADYALIGTATVPTSSIGGMLDGKEYNVRVSAVNGRGESELSDELLIKTKEASMKYDFGLPTSPVAEGYTAVTTKTLYSPELGYGLTSLDGMAGRDRAIGNDLQRDFILRGGGFEFKVDLPNGIYSVKTIIGEMLSTGSARTAVVIEGKDYGIVSSGRGSTVEKVFNPIEVKDGQLNFNFGNSSASVNSIVNGLEITAILQAPSNLKLDGITLDPEHPSAQISWTPVEEAAVYRIYRQVEGAGSAELLGSVPEAAYIDTTADIGLDYTYTVSSVDNAGLESVMSLPLVVSMTDPSQPVPSVPINLTLTSIGKNEVTFAWDAVPEAGLYNIYRAKKAGGPFQLIGKSRETSFSDTSVLTTIPFYYKVAAVGLGGVSGQSESLVTEAVTVLKRQMEYIDRALVAVKSDAGVYVGWRMLGLDPDGIAFNIYRDGTKLNSQPITGSTNFVDTSGEAQSKYRLYKVYNGIEQPVSREVSVWQNNYLAVPLQKPADDLTKDGQPYTYSAGDASVGDLDGDGTYEIVMLWSPSISKDNSQAGYTGIVYMDAYKMDGTKLWRINLGRNIRAGAHYTQFMVYDLDGDGKAEVAFKTADGTVDGIGNVIGKADADHRNSSGYILQGPEYLTIFEGATGRALATTDYDPPRGDVAAWGDGYGNRVDRFLAGIAYLDGERPSLIMSRGYYTRTVLAAYNWRDGQLTKVWRFDTNDSGQSGYTGQGNHALNVGDVDGDGKDEINFGAMTIDDDGTGLYTTGLGHGDAQHFGDLDPTRPGLEVFGVHENTNSPYGLEVHDAETGEILWGVYTGKDTGRGMSADIDPQYPGEEVWSATITNEQHIPITGLYSIKGDLISQTIPSSTNFGIWWDGDLLRELLDSNRVDKWDYENQTTNNLFTAAGSTSNNGTKSTPAIQADLFGDWREEVMWKASDSSELRIYTTTAPTDYRIRTLMHDPNYRLSAAWQNVGYNQPPHPGFHLGAGMTAPAAPSIYYVNEPILPVSAIQVTAADNLTGITIGDTLQMHAAVQPEEANEQSVTWSVVSPDGTATNIATIDSGGLLHAVAAGDVKVVASANDGSGVKGEKTIRIISPVTVTNGRIIVETLPISGAEVAAITAQALEQAIKTVVDQTVTIQVVAGGQGDNVKVAVPAAPFRTTAGAMIDKLIVDTGQAIVSFSKESLEGKVGPNTEMLELTVSLVDGSAFPADVEQEIGGSKVYDIGLRIDGNDVNSLTVDKAVQVKIPYTLEQGEETSTIIVYRLDDTGMRTIRGARYDKQSGTIVFMTGSFGIFAAAIDKK; this comes from the coding sequence ATGCAAAAAAAAACCAAACGATCGTTATCGATCATGCTCGCCATTCTGATGTTGTGCTTGTCCGTTTTTCCACCCGGGGCGCTTGGGCTTGTACGGGCGGATGCAGAGCCGCTAACGCTTAATTTCGATTTCGGCACAAAGACAAGCCCGGTACTGCAAGGTTATAAAGGTGTGAACGAGGAGCTGTTGTATACGCCGCAGCTGGGCTACGGCCTTGATGTGAAGGTCGCTTCCCGTTACCGGACGGGGACGACGTACGACGACATGAACGCCGATTTTATATTAGGGCTTGCCTACACATTCATGGTGGATATTCCAAATGGAGAATATGACGTAACGGTTTATTCCGGGGATATACTTGCCGGTACGTCCAGCACGAGGACGAACGTAACGATCGAGGGCGAAGCGAAAGGATCGATCAGCAGCCGCCAGGCTGTGACGAGCGCAACATACCGCACCGTGGTAAGCGACGGTCAGATGACGCTCGCATTCAGCGGAAGCGGAGTCGGCGGCTATCTCAACGGCCTTAATATCCGGCAAGTGGTGCACGTTCCTCCGTCCTCTCCGGCCGGCTTGTCGGTAACGGGGGTGACGGCCAGCGATGTCACCCTTCAGTGGAACACCGTTACGGATGCGGTATATTATAACCTGTACCGCTCGCCTTCGCGCATAGATTCATACGGTAAAATCGCAACGGTTACGGGAACGGTATATACCGATTCGAGCGTCACAACGGGCAGCAGCTACGGGTACAAGGTATCCGCGGTCAATGCAGGAGGCTTGGAATCTGCCCTCAGCGAAGCGGTAACTGCCGAAGTGAACGCCCCGGCGACTCCGCCGGCAGCGCCGACGCAAGTCGCGGTTACCAAGGTTGAAAGCCAGGCGGTCAGCCTGCAGTGGGCGGCATCGCCGGGTGCAGCGGGTTATGCCGTATTGCGCTCCGGCACGCAGGACGGTATTTATAACGAGATCGGCCGTACCGAGACAGCACTATATACGGATACGACGGCGGATACGTCGGTTCCTCAGTATTATCAGGTGCGTGCGTATAACGACTTCGGTATGTCCGAACCGTCGAATGTGGCGGCAAGCTCTGTCTATTATGCAGCGGATCCGCTTCCGGAGGGTCCTGCGTACAAGCTTGACTTCGGTCCCGGCGCAGTAGCCGACGGCTATATCCGTGTAGCCTCTACAACAGCCTATTCGCCCGAATTGAAATACGGCTTTGCCGATCCTTCCAAGGTCGGCTCGGTCGACCGCAATACTGGCGATCCGCTGAAGAGCGATTTCAGTGTGCCGGCCGACACTTATTTTATGGTGGATCTGCCGATCGGCGATTATAACATAGCGATCATAGCCGGCGACGAGAATGCCGCGACAGATATCGCAATCACAGCTGAAACGATACAGAAAGTGAATCCGACAACGAAAGCGGCCGGCGAATATTTGGAAATGTCCTTCGACATCGCATTGGTCGACGGCCAATTGAGGCTTGATTTCGCGGGCAGCGCTCCCAAGATCAACGCGATCGTCATTACTAAGCTGCCGGAGCGCCAGTCTGGCGAAATGCCGACTGTCTATATCGCCGGCGACTCCACGGTGCAGACGTATGATGAGTATTGGCGCCCGCAAGCCGGGTGGGGGCAGATGATTCCGCGGTATTTCTCCTCGGATGTTGCGTTCAGCAACCAATCGATAGGCGGAAGAAGCTCCAAATCGTTCATTGTCCAGGGACGGCTGGATACGATTCTGCGAGCGATCAAGCCGGGAGACTATTTCCTCGTCCAGTTCGGCCATAACGACGCGACGATCAGCGTCCCGGAACGATACGCATCCGTTCCGGATTATAAGAATTATTTGAAAACTTACGTTATCGGCGCCCGTCAGCGCGGAGCGACTCCGATACTGGTGACGCCGATGGGACGCCGCGACTTTAACGCGGATACCGGCAAATTTAACGTCAGCTTCGCGGACTATGTGGCCGGGATGAAGGAAGTCGCCGCAGAGCTGGATGTGGCGCTCGTCGATCTTAGCGCGCTCAGCGTAGCTTATTACGATTCGATCGGCCCGGCTGCGACCCAAGCCGTGTTCCTGTACGTCGAACCGGGTATATATCAGGCGTTCCCGAACGGCGTTCAGGACAATACGCATTTCCAGGAGTATGGCGCGATTCAAATCGCCCGCCTGCTGTCCGGAGGAATCAAGAATCTGGGACTTCCGATTTCCGCTTCGGTCCTGGATATCGAGCCTCCTTCGCAAGTACCGGCCAAACCCGCAGGACTTACAGCGAGCAGCATCAGCAACGCCACGGCCGTGCTGAAGTGGAACGCTGTGGAAGGAGCGGAGATCTACCGGATATACCGGAAGCTGTCAACGGATGCCGATTATGCATTGATCGGTACGGCAACCGTCCCGACTTCCAGCATCGGCGGTATGCTGGACGGCAAGGAGTATAACGTCCGCGTGTCGGCGGTCAACGGCCGCGGCGAATCCGAGCTCTCGGATGAGCTCCTGATCAAGACGAAGGAAGCGTCAATGAAATATGATTTCGGGCTTCCGACAAGTCCTGTCGCTGAAGGCTATACGGCCGTTACGACAAAAACGCTTTATTCGCCGGAGCTTGGATACGGTCTCACCTCGCTTGATGGGATGGCCGGCCGCGACCGAGCCATCGGTAATGATCTGCAGAGGGATTTTATATTGCGCGGCGGCGGCTTTGAATTTAAAGTCGATCTTCCGAACGGGATTTACTCGGTGAAGACAATTATCGGCGAAATGCTGTCGACAGGGTCTGCCAGGACGGCTGTTGTCATCGAGGGCAAAGACTACGGAATTGTCAGCTCAGGCAGAGGCTCGACAGTCGAGAAGGTCTTCAATCCGATAGAGGTGAAGGACGGGCAGCTGAATTTCAACTTCGGCAATAGCAGCGCGAGCGTCAATTCGATTGTCAACGGGCTCGAAATCACGGCAATTCTTCAGGCGCCGTCCAATTTGAAGCTTGACGGTATCACGCTCGATCCGGAGCATCCCTCGGCTCAGATTTCCTGGACGCCGGTAGAGGAAGCGGCGGTGTACCGGATTTATCGGCAGGTAGAAGGCGCAGGCAGCGCGGAGCTGCTCGGCAGCGTGCCGGAAGCGGCTTACATTGATACAACTGCCGATATCGGCTTGGATTATACGTATACGGTATCAAGTGTCGATAATGCGGGACTTGAATCTGTTATGTCGCTCCCGCTCGTAGTATCCATGACGGATCCGTCGCAGCCGGTCCCTTCAGTGCCGATTAATCTCACTCTGACGTCTATTGGCAAGAACGAAGTGACGTTTGCCTGGGATGCCGTGCCTGAAGCAGGACTGTATAACATTTACCGGGCGAAGAAAGCCGGAGGTCCTTTCCAGCTGATCGGCAAATCGCGGGAGACGTCCTTCTCCGACACTTCTGTGCTGACGACGATTCCGTTCTACTACAAGGTGGCGGCAGTCGGGCTCGGAGGCGTATCCGGGCAGTCGGAAAGTCTCGTAACCGAAGCCGTTACCGTCTTGAAAAGACAGATGGAATATATCGACCGCGCCTTAGTGGCGGTGAAGTCGGATGCGGGCGTTTATGTCGGGTGGAGGATGCTGGGGCTCGATCCTGACGGCATTGCATTCAACATCTACAGGGATGGAACGAAGCTGAACAGCCAGCCGATTACGGGAAGCACCAATTTTGTAGACACATCGGGAGAGGCTCAGTCCAAATACCGGCTCTATAAGGTGTATAACGGTATTGAGCAGCCGGTATCCCGTGAGGTTTCAGTGTGGCAGAACAATTACCTGGCAGTACCGCTTCAGAAGCCGGCCGACGACCTGACTAAAGACGGTCAGCCATATACCTATTCCGCGGGAGACGCGAGCGTTGGGGATCTGGATGGGGACGGCACTTACGAAATCGTGATGCTCTGGTCGCCATCGATCTCCAAGGATAATTCGCAGGCGGGGTACACGGGAATCGTTTATATGGATGCCTATAAAATGGACGGCACGAAGTTGTGGAGAATCAACCTCGGTCGGAATATTCGGGCAGGCGCTCACTATACGCAGTTTATGGTCTATGACCTGGACGGCGACGGCAAGGCTGAGGTCGCTTTCAAGACGGCCGACGGCACCGTTGACGGAATCGGCAATGTTATCGGCAAAGCCGATGCAGATCACCGAAACAGCTCCGGTTATATTTTGCAAGGCCCTGAATATTTGACGATATTCGAAGGGGCGACAGGCAGGGCGCTGGCGACGACCGATTACGATCCGCCACGCGGCGACGTAGCCGCATGGGGAGACGGTTACGGCAACCGGGTTGACCGGTTCCTGGCTGGAATCGCGTATCTCGACGGTGAACGTCCAAGCCTGATTATGTCGCGCGGCTACTATACGAGAACCGTGCTGGCCGCCTACAACTGGCGCGACGGCCAACTGACCAAGGTATGGCGTTTCGATACGAACGACAGTGGTCAATCAGGTTACACCGGGCAAGGGAACCACGCCCTGAATGTCGGCGATGTGGACGGTGACGGCAAGGATGAGATCAATTTCGGCGCGATGACGATCGATGACGACGGGACGGGACTCTATACGACAGGGCTCGGCCATGGAGACGCGCAGCATTTCGGCGATCTGGATCCGACAAGGCCAGGTCTGGAGGTGTTCGGTGTCCATGAGAATACGAACTCTCCATACGGACTGGAAGTGCATGACGCGGAAACCGGCGAAATTCTTTGGGGCGTTTATACGGGAAAGGACACCGGACGCGGCATGTCGGCGGATATTGATCCGCAGTATCCGGGAGAAGAGGTATGGTCGGCCACGATTACGAACGAGCAGCACATCCCGATCACCGGACTGTACAGCATAAAGGGCGATCTGATCAGCCAAACGATTCCATCGTCGACGAACTTCGGCATTTGGTGGGACGGCGACCTGCTGCGGGAGCTGCTCGATTCCAACCGGGTCGACAAATGGGATTACGAGAATCAGACGACGAACAACCTGTTTACGGCAGCGGGCAGCACCTCAAATAACGGAACGAAATCGACACCGGCCATTCAGGCCGACCTGTTCGGCGATTGGCGCGAAGAAGTGATGTGGAAGGCGTCTGACAGCTCCGAGCTGCGCATCTACACGACGACGGCGCCAACCGATTACCGGATCAGGACTCTGATGCATGACCCGAACTACCGCTTGTCGGCAGCCTGGCAGAACGTCGGCTATAATCAACCGCCTCATCCGGGCTTCCATCTCGGAGCGGGCATGACGGCTCCGGCTGCGCCGAGCATCTACTATGTGAATGAGCCTATACTACCGGTATCGGCGATTCAAGTAACGGCGGCGGACAATCTGACCGGTATTACAATCGGAGATACGCTGCAGATGCACGCGGCCGTTCAGCCTGAGGAAGCTAATGAACAATCAGTGACATGGTCCGTAGTGAGTCCGGATGGAACGGCGACGAATATCGCCACCATTGATTCCGGCGGTTTACTCCACGCGGTGGCAGCGGGCGATGTGAAGGTAGTGGCTTCAGCCAATGACGGATCCGGAGTCAAGGGAGAGAAGACCATCCGGATCATTTCACCGGTGACCGTTACGAACGGCAGGATTATTGTGGAGACATTGCCAATCAGCGGGGCAGAGGTCGCTGCAATTACGGCGCAAGCTCTGGAACAAGCGATTAAAACCGTCGTTGATCAAACGGTTACGATTCAAGTGGTTGCAGGCGGTCAAGGCGATAACGTCAAAGTTGCCGTTCCTGCGGCACCGTTCCGGACAACGGCGGGAGCAATGATCGACAAGTTAATTGTGGATACCGGCCAGGCGATTGTGAGTTTCTCGAAGGAATCGCTCGAAGGCAAGGTCGGACCGAACACGGAAATGCTTGAGCTTACCGTTTCATTGGTTGACGGCTCAGCGTTCCCTGCAGATGTGGAGCAAGAGATTGGCGGCAGCAAGGTCTATGACATCGGCCTCCGTATAGACGGGAATGATGTGAACAGCCTAACCGTCGACAAAGCGGTACAGGTGAAAATCCCTTATACGTTGGAACAGGGAGAAGAAACGAGTACAATCATCGTGTACCGCTTGGATGATACGGGAATGAGGACGATACGCGGAGCGAGATACGATAAGCAAAGCGGCACCATCGTCTTTATGACTGGCAGCTTCGGCATTTTCGCAGCGGCGATTGATAAGAAGTAA
- a CDS encoding LysR family transcriptional regulator, with translation MELTQLDYFLTVARLQHVTKASEELAITQPALSHSISKLEDELGVPLFERSGRNIILTRYGQMFTESVKRALYELNMGKQSLEEWSNPESGCVVIAYLNILGAELIPKLIRGFHLDNPKIRFQLIQGNHTLISGQMEEGLCDLMISSARLESDAYDWIPLRTVPLFAVVPGTHRLAQQEEISLMELQDEPFIEVKYHCGLKTSLETCFNKAGFIPTTAYEAEDLMTVAGFVAAGLGISLLPKTNGLLLEGLKWLPIKDEGSFCEIGLILKRGRYLSPAVNRFLNYVQATIK, from the coding sequence ACAACTGGACTATTTTCTGACCGTAGCCCGGCTGCAGCATGTGACGAAGGCATCTGAAGAGCTTGCGATTACACAACCGGCTTTGAGTCATTCGATCTCCAAGCTGGAGGATGAACTAGGTGTTCCGTTATTTGAAAGAAGCGGCCGAAATATTATCCTGACTCGCTATGGGCAAATGTTTACGGAATCTGTTAAAAGGGCTCTATATGAGCTTAATATGGGCAAACAGTCACTTGAAGAATGGTCCAATCCGGAGTCGGGTTGTGTCGTTATCGCTTATTTAAATATACTTGGCGCTGAGCTCATACCGAAACTCATCCGCGGTTTTCATCTTGACAACCCGAAAATCCGTTTTCAATTAATACAAGGAAATCACACCTTGATCAGCGGGCAAATGGAAGAGGGTCTTTGCGATCTAATGATCTCATCCGCCAGGCTGGAGTCCGATGCGTATGATTGGATACCATTGAGGACCGTTCCATTATTTGCGGTAGTCCCGGGTACGCATCGTTTGGCGCAGCAGGAGGAGATCAGCCTAATGGAATTGCAAGACGAGCCCTTCATTGAAGTGAAATATCACTGTGGACTGAAAACGTCGCTCGAGACATGTTTTAATAAGGCTGGTTTCATTCCAACCACCGCTTACGAAGCGGAAGATTTGATGACCGTAGCCGGCTTTGTAGCTGCCGGGCTCGGAATATCGTTGCTGCCCAAGACTAATGGTTTGCTGCTGGAGGGCTTGAAATGGCTGCCAATCAAAGATGAAGGCAGCTTTTGTGAAATCGGACTTATACTAAAGCGGGGGCGCTACCTGTCACCGGCGGTAAATCGGTTTTTAAATTATGTGCAGGCGACCATCAAATAA